Proteins encoded in a region of the Raphanus sativus cultivar WK10039 chromosome 8, ASM80110v3, whole genome shotgun sequence genome:
- the LOC108819279 gene encoding protein trichome berefringence-like 7, which yields MSSFTKSTSFNRRALSSLAVESPRSTSSTAFTSPVGSAFASPRTFGGSPRPYTNRLKEISYLFQVLIVAGTLVSFLVIIAGGYLYVVPSLGYNGALQFNNTSSVVATEGKECDVFDGNWVVDDSYPLYNASECPFVEKGFNCLGNGREHDEYLKWRWKPKHCNVPRFRVGDVLERLRGKRIVFVGDSMSRTQWESLICMLMTGLDDKRSVYEVNGNNITKRIRFLGVRFGSFNFTVEFYRSVFLVQPGKLLRWHAPKRVKSTLKLDVLDVINHEWSSADYLVFNTGQWWVPGKLFETGCYFQVGNSLRLGMSIPAAYRVALETWASWIETKIDPNKTRVLFRTFEPSHWSDHRSCNVTKYPTPDTQGRDKSIFSEMIKEVVKNMTVPVSVLDVTSMSAFRSDGHVGLWSDNPLVPDCSHWCLPGVPDIWNEILLFFLFRQQVQ from the exons ATGAGTAGTTTCACAAAGAGCACATCGTTCAATAGAAGAGCATTGAGTTCTTTAGCTGTAGAGAGCCCAAGGAGCACCTCTTCAACCGCCTTCACCAGTCCCGTTGGCTCAGCTTTCGCTAGCCCGAGAACATTCGGTGGAAGTCCACGTCCGTATACAAACCGGTTAAAAGAGATCTCGTACTTGTTCCAGGTTCTTATCGTCGCGGGAACACTTGTCTCGTTTCTCGTGATCATAGCTGGTGGTTATCTCTACGTTGTTCCTAGCCTCGGTTACAACGGTGCGTTGCAGTTTAACAACACCAGCTCTGTTGTTGCAACGGAGGGTAAGGAGTGTGACGTATTCGATGGGAACTGGGTGGTTGATGATAGCTACCCTTTGTATAACGCCTCTGAATGTCCGTTTGTGGAGAAAGGGTTTAACTGTCTAGGAAACGGGCGTGAGCACGATGAGTATTTGAAGTGGAGGTGGAAGCCTAAGCATTGTAACGTCCCGAGGTTCCGAGTGGGTGACGTGTTGGAGAGGTTGAGAGGGAAAAGGATAGTCTTTGTTGGGGATTCGATGAGTAGGACGCAGTGGGAGTCTTTGATATGTATGTTGATGACGGGTTTGGATGATAAGAGGAGTGTTTATGAAGTGAATGGGAATAATATAACGAAGAGGATACGGTTCTTGGGTGTGAGGTTTGGTTCTTTTAACTTTACGGTTGAGTTCTACAGATCGGTTTTCTTGGTTCAGCCAGGGAAGCTGTTGCGTTGGCACGCGCCGAAACGTGTTAAGTCCACGTTGAAGTTGGATGTTTTGGATGTGATTAACCATGAGTGGAGCTCTGCGGATTATCTTGTTTTCAATACTGGTCAATGGTGGGTGCCTGGGAAGCTTTTTGAGAC TGGTTGTTACTTTCAGGTTGGGAACTCATTGAGGCTCGGAATGTCGATTCCTGCAGCTTATAGAGTAGCGTTGGAGACATGGGCATCATGGATAGAGACTAAGATTGATCCAAACAAAACTCGTGTCTTGTTTCGGACCTTTGAGCCATCTCACTGGAG TGATCATAGATCATGTAATGTGACAAAGTATCCAACCCCGGATACTCAAGGAAGAGACAAAAGCATATTCTCTGAAATGATCAAAGAAGTGGTCAAGAACATGACGGTTCCTGTATCGGTTTTGGATGTAACTTCGATGTCAGCGTTTAGAAGCGATGGTCATGTGGGTTTATGGAGTGATAACCCGTTGGTACCTGATTGTAGTCACTGGTGTCTACCTGGAGTTCCTGATATCTGGAATGAAATCTTGCTCTTCTTCCTTTTTAGACAGCAA GTTCAGTGA